A genomic window from Prunus persica cultivar Lovell chromosome G2, Prunus_persica_NCBIv2, whole genome shotgun sequence includes:
- the LOC109947364 gene encoding uncharacterized protein LOC109947364, with the protein MVDTLPRCMVLKSRYNAKYLSYVKDDGEIHGFLKFSGEELVSPYAMFHVEMAKGGKGLVHIRCSYNNKYWVRWSVNHYWIVAGANEPEEDQSKWSCTLFEPVYVDDKDPAQGVRFRHVQLGHYACLWRVDPPQDSCLYAGSENPNTELCDACLIVDWETVLVLPKHVAFKGDNGKYLSASMFNGNPFLQFSSNDIGQSSVGNEVFSNGDGSVRIKSNLSGRFWRRSPNWIWADSNLDGNEINKDMLFWPIKLDNNKVALRNLGNDNFCVRLTTDGFDSCLNAGDPSIIKEACMELEELVVSRSIYNINFRLLDSRIYSQRVVTMANGDAVNQTREQNTIDLKLSYKDTRSTTWNSSVSMKMGLKTNVETGVPLIAKGEIEISAAFGTQIQWGETDTSESVAETVYKVAVPPMSVVKVSLMATRGSCDVPFSYTQRDMLTNGKQVTHTMDDGVYSGVNSYNFKYETKQESL; encoded by the coding sequence atggtggacACATTGCCAAGGTGTATGGTGTTGAAATCAAGGTACAACGCCAAATACTTGAGCTACGTAAAGGATGATGGGGAGATTCATGGGTTTCTCAAGTTCTCCGGAGAAGAGCTCGTTAGTCCGTACGCAATGTTCCATGTGGAGATGGCAAAGGGCGGGAAGGGACTGGTGCACATAAGATGCAGCTACAACAATAAATACTGGGTCAGGTGGTCGGTCAACCACTATTGGATTGTTGCTGGCGCGAATGAACCCGAGGAAGACCAATCCAAATGGTCTTGCACCTTGTTCGAGCCCGTCTATGTAGACGATAAGGATCCTGCTCAAGGGGTCCGATTTCGACACGTCCAGCTCGGGCACTATGCATGCTTATGGAGGGTAGACCCGCCACAAGACTCGTGCTTGTACGCAGGATCTGAGAATCCTAACACGGAGCTGTGCGACGCCTGCTTAATCGTTGATTGGGAAACGGTGTTGGTATTGCCCAAGCACGTCGCCTTCAAGGGTGACAATGGGAAATACCTGAGCGCCAGCATGTTTAATGGCAACCCTTTCTTGCAATTCTCATCCAATGACATTGGACAATCCAGTGTGGGGAACGAGGTGTTCTCTAATGGGGATGGGAGTGTTCGgatcaaatccaatctctctGGAAGGTTCTGGAGGCGCAGCCCTAATTGGATCTGGGCCGACTCCAATCTTGATGGTAACGAAATCAACAAGGACATGTTGTTTTGGCCTATTAAGCTTGACAATAACAAGGTTGCTCTCCGCAACTTGGGCAACGATAATTTCTGCGTTAGACTGACCACGGATGGGTTTGATTCCTGTCTCAATGCTGGCGACCCTAGTATCATCAAAGAGGCGTGCATGGAGCTGGAAGAGCTTGTTGTGTCTAGGAGCATATACAACATCAACTTTCGCCTCCTTGACTCCAGGATCTATAGCCAAAGAGTTGTCACCATGGCCAACGGAGACGCGGTTAACCAAACTCGAGAACAAAACACAATAGACTTGAAGCTCTCGTACAAAGACACCCGAAGCACTACTTGGAATTCTAGCGTTTCAATGAAGATGGGCCTCAAGACTAATGTTGAAACTGGAGTTCCTTTGATTGCAAAAGGAGAGATTGAAATATCCGCTGCATTTGGGACACAAATCCAGTGGGGGGAAACCGACACCTCTGAAAGTGTAGCAGAGACTGTGTACAAGGTTGCTGTGCCCCCAATGTCTGTGGTGAAGGTAAGTCTGATGGCGACTAGGGGCTCATGCGATGTTCCATTCTCCTACACTCAGCGGGATATGCTTACCAACGGCAAACAGGTTACCCACACCATGGACGATGGCGTTTACAGTGGCGTCAATTCCTACAACTTCAAGTATGAGACCAAACAAGAAAGCCTGTGA